The following proteins are co-located in the Caldisericum sp. genome:
- a CDS encoding SoxR reducing system RseC family protein, translating to MKGTGTVKAIRGEYIEVQAPRESECSSCGLKDSCANNSLKGGQTLLVRNTIGAEVGDYVEFEFKESDLNRGLFIVYGIPLLFIVIGAIIGSILEFRFNIKISNLKDFTTFVTTIISLSVGIVTVMIIDKNVKPYSYTTKIISREIIKPLL from the coding sequence ATGAAGGGAACAGGAACAGTTAAAGCAATAAGAGGTGAATATATAGAAGTCCAGGCACCAAGGGAATCAGAATGCTCTTCCTGTGGGTTAAAGGATAGTTGTGCAAATAATTCCCTTAAGGGTGGGCAGACGCTTTTGGTTAGAAATACGATTGGAGCAGAGGTTGGCGATTATGTTGAGTTTGAGTTTAAAGAGTCCGATCTTAATAGGGGCTTGTTTATTGTCTATGGAATACCCTTGTTATTCATTGTGATTGGCGCAATTATAGGCTCTATCCTCGAATTCCGATTTAATATAAAAATTTCAAACCTAAAAGATTTTACTACTTTTGTTACAACAATCATTTCGCTTTCTGTGGGAATAGTTACCGTAATGATTATTGATAAAAATGTAAAACCCTACTCATATACTACTAAAATCATATCACGGGAAATTATTAAGCCACTACTTTAA